The proteins below come from a single Nocardiopsis gilva YIM 90087 genomic window:
- a CDS encoding ArsR/SmtB family transcription factor produces the protein MPTPERTAGSGRRLAHPDREDIQLEAVLHALADPIRLRIVCELTDGHTEMACIAFNLPVSKSTSTHHFRVLREAGVIRQHYEGTARMSRLREDDLEVLFPGLLSAVLEAYRRSHRPA, from the coding sequence ATGCCCACCCCCGAGCGGACCGCCGGGTCCGGGCGCCGGTTGGCACACCCGGACCGGGAGGACATCCAGCTGGAGGCCGTGCTGCATGCGCTGGCCGATCCCATCCGACTGCGCATCGTGTGCGAGTTGACCGACGGCCACACCGAGATGGCCTGCATCGCCTTCAACCTGCCGGTGAGCAAGTCGACGTCCACGCACCACTTCCGGGTGCTGCGGGAGGCGGGCGTCATCCGCCAGCACTACGAGGGAACGGCACGCATGAGCCGACTGCGCGAAGACGACCTGGAAGTGCTCTTCCCCGGCCTCCTCTCGGCGGTGCTGGAGGCCTACCGGCGATCCCACCGACCCGCCTGA
- a CDS encoding DUF2165 family protein: METNPRYVFILRAAKSAILASVSLFCLLVVFGNVTDYWVNFDFVAHVLSMDAHIEDLDKVSTIDYRAITVPALHHAVYVLIIAVELFVAVACAIGAWRTARALRGENSAFDAAKTWGVIGLAAGILLWFTGFQVVGGEWFGMWMSAAWNGLPAADRITTFFLGALIFLSLRNDRVGD, translated from the coding sequence ATGGAGACCAACCCCCGGTACGTGTTCATCCTGCGAGCGGCCAAGTCGGCCATCCTGGCCTCGGTGTCGCTCTTCTGCCTGCTCGTCGTCTTCGGAAACGTCACCGACTACTGGGTCAACTTCGATTTCGTCGCCCACGTGCTGTCCATGGACGCGCACATCGAGGACCTGGACAAGGTCAGCACCATCGACTACCGCGCGATCACCGTCCCCGCGCTGCACCACGCGGTCTACGTCCTCATTATCGCGGTCGAGCTGTTCGTGGCCGTGGCCTGCGCGATCGGCGCATGGCGCACGGCGCGGGCGCTCCGGGGCGAGAACTCGGCGTTCGACGCCGCCAAGACCTGGGGCGTCATCGGGCTGGCCGCCGGGATCCTGCTGTGGTTCACCGGGTTCCAGGTGGTGGGCGGAGAGTGGTTCGGCATGTGGATGAGCGCCGCGTGGAACGGCCTCCCGGCCGCCGACCGGATCACCACGTTCTTCCTCGGCGCGCTCATCTTCCTGTCGTTGCGCAACGACCGCGTCGGCGACTGA
- a CDS encoding helix-turn-helix transcriptional regulator, which yields MRADRLISLLLLLQNRGHMTAPELAEALEVSVRTIYRDIEALSTSGVPVYADRGPLGGYRLMDGYRTRLTGFTGAEAGSLFLAGMPGPAADLGLGAELTTAQLKLRAALPAELRERTRRIQERFHLDAPAWFRDAGPVPFLAQAAEAVWEQRVLRVHYRRWRGEVNRDLCPLGIVLKGGIWYLVAMRGAEADPETDTGAGVRAVRTYRVSRLLALETTEESFERPAGFDLSAYWADASQRLEAMRYQGVAQLRLSPRALRLLPVQFGVVGQRAVETAGQPDDDGWVRVELPVESQPVAVSDLLRLGAEAEVLGPPELREAMTRAVGVLARRYAVS from the coding sequence ATGCGCGCTGACCGTCTGATCTCCCTGCTCCTGCTGCTCCAGAACCGCGGGCACATGACCGCTCCCGAGCTGGCCGAGGCGTTGGAGGTCTCGGTCCGCACGATCTACCGCGACATCGAGGCCCTGAGTACCTCGGGCGTCCCCGTTTACGCCGATCGCGGCCCGCTTGGTGGGTATCGCCTGATGGACGGTTACCGCACGCGACTCACCGGATTCACGGGTGCTGAAGCCGGTTCGCTTTTCCTCGCCGGGATGCCCGGCCCCGCGGCAGATCTGGGACTCGGCGCCGAACTGACCACGGCGCAGCTGAAGCTGCGGGCCGCCCTCCCCGCTGAGCTGCGCGAGCGGACGCGGCGCATTCAGGAACGCTTTCACCTCGACGCGCCGGCGTGGTTCCGGGACGCCGGCCCCGTGCCGTTCCTCGCGCAGGCGGCCGAAGCGGTGTGGGAGCAGCGCGTCCTGCGTGTCCACTACCGCCGCTGGCGCGGTGAGGTGAACCGCGACCTATGTCCGCTCGGCATCGTTTTGAAGGGCGGCATCTGGTACCTGGTGGCAATGAGGGGTGCTGAGGCGGATCCGGAGACGGATACCGGCGCTGGGGTTCGTGCGGTCCGGACGTACCGGGTCTCCCGGTTGCTCGCGCTTGAGACCACGGAGGAGTCGTTCGAGCGGCCTGCGGGATTCGACCTGTCCGCCTACTGGGCGGACGCGTCCCAACGGCTGGAAGCCATGCGTTACCAGGGGGTCGCCCAGCTGCGCCTGTCCCCACGCGCGCTTCGTCTGCTGCCCGTGCAGTTCGGTGTGGTCGGGCAGCGGGCGGTGGAAACTGCCGGTCAGCCCGATGACGACGGCTGGGTACGCGTGGAGCTGCCCGTCGAGAGTCAGCCGGTCGCGGTCAGCGACCTGCTGCGCCTGGGTGCCGAAGCCGAGGTGCTCGGCCCGCCGGAGCTTCGCGAGGCGATGACGCGGGCGGTGGGCGTGCTGGCGCGTCGCTATGCGGTGTCGTAG
- a CDS encoding SRPBCC domain-containing protein: MFRIILGSSLFLLFIAMVGLYVSTRLRPYRIRTEVAISASPERVWEVLTDFDAYPDWNPFIVNADGAPSAGERLRVELSTDGQAMVFEPIVLAAEPERELRWIGRFGVPGVPGVVDGEHYFLIEEMGDRRTRLVQGETFTGVLVPIVRRALDVKDGFTAMNSALKHRVETMHR; the protein is encoded by the coding sequence ATGTTCCGCATCATCCTGGGTTCGTCGCTTTTCCTGCTGTTCATCGCGATGGTGGGCCTCTACGTCTCGACTCGGCTTCGCCCGTACCGCATCCGCACCGAGGTGGCGATCTCGGCCTCTCCCGAACGTGTCTGGGAGGTGCTCACCGACTTCGACGCCTATCCGGATTGGAATCCGTTCATCGTGAACGCGGATGGCGCGCCCAGTGCGGGGGAGCGGCTGAGGGTGGAACTCTCGACCGACGGGCAGGCGATGGTCTTCGAACCGATCGTGCTGGCCGCCGAACCGGAGCGGGAACTGCGGTGGATCGGGCGGTTCGGTGTCCCCGGTGTCCCCGGTGTCGTCGATGGCGAGCACTACTTCCTGATCGAAGAGATGGGCGATCGGCGCACCCGCCTCGTCCAGGGGGAGACGTTCACCGGTGTCCTCGTGCCGATCGTCCGACGAGCGCTGGACGTGAAGGACGGCTTCACCGCGATGAATTCGGCGTTGAAGCACCGCGTTGAGACGATGCACCGATGA
- a CDS encoding DUF397 domain-containing protein — MGADLCRLGDGRTPGSPWLAGNADGAYTLQVPHLLWVKSSYSGTSSNCVEVTEFGHGVAVRDSKSPRGHLAFAIPEWSAFLQAVKDDELD; from the coding sequence TTGGGCGCAGATCTCTGTCGACTAGGGGACGGCCGCACACCCGGGAGTCCCTGGCTCGCAGGGAATGCGGATGGGGCGTACACGCTGCAGGTCCCGCACCTTTTATGGGTCAAGAGCAGTTACAGCGGAACCTCATCAAACTGCGTCGAGGTCACGGAGTTCGGCCATGGCGTGGCCGTACGTGACTCGAAGAGCCCCAGAGGACACCTCGCCTTCGCCATCCCCGAATGGTCGGCCTTCCTTCAAGCCGTGAAGGACGACGAGCTCGACTGA
- a CDS encoding TetR/AcrR family transcriptional regulator yields MSEHPAPAPLTARATQIVEEARALLEEEGRDALTLRALAARLGIRAPSLYKHIPDKAALEVALIEQGLAGLGTALRAAMEDPDPFAAVLRTYRRYALTNPNLYRLATAGPLPRERLARDLEDWSGEPFFSLTGDPERAQALWAYAHGMVILEIDGRFPPGSDLDRTWQEGSAVFRGGDGGP; encoded by the coding sequence ATGAGTGAACACCCCGCGCCCGCGCCCCTCACAGCGCGGGCGACGCAGATCGTCGAGGAGGCGCGCGCCCTCCTTGAAGAGGAGGGCCGTGACGCGCTGACGTTGCGCGCCCTCGCGGCGAGGCTGGGGATCCGGGCGCCGTCGCTGTACAAGCACATCCCGGACAAGGCCGCGCTCGAAGTGGCGCTCATCGAGCAGGGCCTGGCCGGGCTGGGCACCGCGCTGCGCGCCGCCATGGAGGATCCCGACCCCTTCGCCGCCGTCCTCCGGACGTACCGCCGCTATGCGCTGACCAACCCCAACCTCTACCGCCTGGCGACCGCCGGCCCCCTGCCCCGCGAACGCCTCGCCCGCGACCTCGAAGACTGGTCGGGGGAGCCGTTCTTCTCCCTCACCGGCGATCCGGAGCGCGCGCAGGCGCTGTGGGCGTACGCGCACGGGATGGTCATCCTGGAGATCGATGGACGTTTTCCCCCGGGCTCTGACCTCGATCGCACGTGGCAGGAAGGGAGCGCGGTGTTCCGCGGAGGCGACGGCGGCCCCTGA
- the plsX gene encoding phosphate acyltransferase PlsX codes for MSGGSPARRSETPVIAVDAMGGDHAPAAVVQGAVHAVREHGLRLVLVGRAREITALLAEQGAAREIPVVHAEDTLAMNEGALASWRRPRSSVAVACKLIRQGDAAVLVSAGSTGGVVATSTVRLRSQPGVLRAALAVALPTRPVPTILLDAGANADAKPEMLVQFAHLGAAYAQTAYGVAEPRVGILTIGSEPGKGNKLARKAAELLHATAADTTAGAPRLDFRGNIEGHDLLAGEVDVVVTDGFTGNVALKSVEGAVSFAFDTIHEALTSSRLAKAGTLLQRSALRDLSDRFDSDTYGGAVLLGLNGTVVIAHGASSSRGIERACLLANDLAGGHIVDQVRRRLHTAPRPQSWLHRLSHSEE; via the coding sequence TTGAGCGGCGGATCCCCGGCGAGACGCTCCGAGACGCCGGTCATCGCGGTCGACGCCATGGGGGGCGACCATGCGCCCGCCGCGGTCGTCCAGGGGGCGGTGCACGCGGTCCGCGAGCACGGGCTGCGGCTGGTGCTGGTCGGACGGGCGCGGGAGATCACGGCGCTGCTCGCCGAGCAGGGTGCCGCCCGCGAGATCCCGGTCGTGCACGCGGAGGACACGCTCGCCATGAACGAGGGCGCGCTGGCGAGCTGGCGGCGACCGCGGTCGAGTGTTGCCGTCGCCTGCAAACTCATCCGGCAGGGGGACGCCGCCGTGCTCGTGTCGGCGGGGTCGACGGGCGGGGTAGTCGCGACCTCCACCGTGCGGCTGCGCAGCCAACCCGGCGTGCTGCGCGCGGCACTGGCCGTGGCGCTTCCAACCCGTCCGGTTCCCACGATCCTGCTGGACGCCGGGGCCAACGCCGATGCCAAACCGGAGATGCTGGTGCAGTTCGCCCACCTGGGCGCGGCGTACGCGCAGACCGCCTACGGGGTCGCCGAGCCGCGGGTGGGGATACTGACCATCGGCTCGGAACCGGGAAAGGGCAACAAGCTCGCGCGCAAGGCCGCCGAACTCCTCCACGCCACGGCCGCGGACACCACCGCGGGCGCGCCCCGCCTCGACTTCCGAGGCAACATCGAGGGCCACGACCTCCTCGCGGGAGAGGTCGACGTGGTGGTCACGGACGGATTCACCGGCAACGTCGCCCTGAAGTCGGTGGAGGGGGCGGTGAGCTTCGCCTTCGACACCATCCACGAGGCCCTCACCTCCAGTCGCCTGGCCAAAGCCGGAACGCTCCTCCAGCGCAGCGCCCTCCGCGACCTGAGCGACCGCTTCGACAGCGACACCTACGGCGGCGCGGTCCTCCTCGGCCTCAACGGAACGGTCGTCATCGCCCACGGCGCCAGCAGTTCCCGTGGCATCGAACGCGCCTGCCTCCTCGCCAACGACCTGGCGGGGGGCCACATCGTCGACCAGGTCCGCCGCCGTCTCCATACCGCTCCCCGCCCGCAGAGCTGGCTGCACCGGCTGAGCCACAGCGAGGAATAG
- a CDS encoding SDR family oxidoreductase, whose translation MQNTRVVVTGAARDFGRTLAIRFAELGAEVFLSDRSLTAAEATRDEIRALGHGRVHAFACDLGDPESIREFARQVGERTDRVHIVLNNGARWLDATDLDAVDDDITAAITSGGSGTVLMTKHFLPLLRASERPDIVNLISSVASPRGDVGVGNPAFYAAKGAQANFAEIMSQRLRPLGVRVISLYPPDFRNIDPLGEEWEKADRGPDSQLTSRSLLDCVLFAVNQPRDCFIRSFAFEPVASPSAGGAASSPV comes from the coding sequence ATGCAGAACACTCGTGTGGTCGTTACCGGCGCCGCGCGCGACTTCGGGCGGACGCTGGCGATCCGTTTCGCCGAGTTGGGCGCCGAGGTCTTCCTGTCGGACCGCAGCCTCACGGCGGCGGAGGCGACGCGGGACGAGATTCGGGCGCTCGGTCATGGCCGCGTGCACGCGTTCGCCTGTGACCTCGGTGATCCCGAGTCGATCCGCGAGTTCGCACGGCAGGTGGGCGAGCGGACTGACCGGGTGCACATCGTGCTCAACAACGGCGCGCGGTGGCTCGACGCGACCGACCTGGACGCTGTCGACGACGACATCACGGCCGCGATCACCTCGGGCGGTTCCGGAACGGTCCTGATGACCAAGCACTTCCTTCCCCTGCTGCGCGCCTCGGAGCGGCCCGACATCGTCAACCTGATCTCGTCCGTGGCCTCGCCCCGTGGTGACGTGGGCGTCGGCAACCCGGCCTTCTACGCCGCCAAGGGCGCCCAGGCGAACTTCGCCGAGATCATGTCCCAGCGCCTCCGACCGCTCGGTGTGCGGGTCATCTCCCTGTACCCGCCGGACTTCCGCAACATCGACCCGCTCGGCGAGGAGTGGGAGAAGGCCGACCGGGGGCCGGACTCCCAGCTCACCTCCCGCTCGCTGCTCGACTGCGTCCTCTTCGCCGTCAACCAGCCGCGGGACTGCTTCATCCGCTCCTTCGCTTTCGAACCGGTGGCCTCCCCGTCGGCCGGTGGTGCGGCTTCCAGCCCGGTGTAG
- a CDS encoding ROK family glucokinase, translating into MAFSRGTGRYVRGLTVGIDIGGSKVAAGVVNPSGRVLARRRTETPDKSKSPKVVEDTIVSVIEELRREYPVHAVGVGAAGFVDEQRASVLFAPHLAWRKEPLREALTQRLELPVVVENDANASAWAEVRVGAGRGVDDILVVNLGTGIGGAIILDGKLHRGRYGIAGEFGHMTVVPGGHRCECGNRGCWEQYASGNAVTRDARELAAADSPVARGLIQAVGGDPALITGPLVSDLAREGDRASVELLEDAGGWLGIGLANLAAAFDPELFIIGGGVSDCGDLLLGPARTAFRRQLTGRGYRPEARIVRAELGNEAGLIGASLLARDATTRRFRRRARRTRFRVR; encoded by the coding sequence ATGGCATTCTCCAGGGGAACCGGTCGGTACGTTCGCGGGCTCACGGTCGGTATCGACATCGGTGGAAGCAAGGTCGCGGCGGGCGTCGTGAACCCGTCGGGCCGTGTCCTGGCCCGGCGGCGCACGGAGACGCCCGACAAGAGCAAGAGCCCCAAGGTCGTCGAGGACACCATCGTCTCCGTCATCGAGGAGCTGCGCCGCGAGTACCCCGTGCACGCCGTCGGCGTGGGGGCGGCGGGCTTCGTCGACGAGCAGCGCGCCAGCGTGCTCTTCGCCCCCCACCTCGCCTGGCGGAAGGAGCCGCTGCGCGAGGCACTGACGCAGCGGCTGGAACTCCCCGTCGTCGTGGAGAACGACGCCAACGCCTCGGCCTGGGCCGAAGTCCGCGTGGGTGCCGGACGCGGCGTCGACGACATCCTCGTGGTGAACCTCGGCACCGGTATCGGCGGCGCGATCATCCTTGACGGGAAGCTGCACCGCGGCCGCTACGGCATCGCCGGAGAGTTCGGGCACATGACGGTCGTCCCCGGCGGCCACCGGTGCGAGTGCGGCAACCGCGGCTGCTGGGAGCAGTACGCCAGCGGCAACGCGGTCACCCGCGACGCACGCGAACTGGCCGCGGCCGACTCCCCGGTGGCGCGCGGCCTGATCCAGGCGGTCGGCGGCGACCCCGCACTGATCACCGGCCCGCTCGTGAGCGACCTCGCCCGCGAGGGCGACCGCGCGAGCGTGGAACTCCTGGAGGACGCGGGCGGCTGGCTCGGCATCGGCCTGGCCAACCTCGCCGCGGCCTTCGATCCGGAGCTGTTCATCATCGGCGGTGGTGTCTCGGACTGTGGCGACCTGCTGCTCGGCCCCGCCCGCACGGCCTTCCGCCGCCAGCTCACCGGTCGCGGCTACCGCCCGGAGGCCCGCATCGTCCGCGCTGAACTGGGCAACGAGGCCGGACTGATCGGCGCCTCGCTGCTGGCCCGGGATGCGACCACCCGCCGCTTCCGCCGACGCGCCCGCCGCACCCGCTTCCGGGTGCGGTGA
- a CDS encoding KamA family radical SAM protein — MSLTHDAALSPSAGRRFRAYTTKHLDELTARAGLSAEERLAVRAVATVLPFRVNTYVIDDLIDWDAAPDDPIYRLVFPQADMLPSEDVARIADLLRREAPRKELNEAANEVRARLNPHPAGQMELNVPKIGNEDPIPGVQHKYAETVLFFPKQGQTCHAYCTYCFRWAQFVGDADLKFASSDIDQLVEYLHQHPEVTSVLFTGGDPMIMGEGVLSRYIEPLLGIETLESIRIGTKALGYWPQRFVTDPDADDTLRLFEKVVESGKNLAFMAHFSHPNELLPDLVHEAVRRIRDTGAVIRTQAPLIRTINDDPATWETMWRTQIRMGMVPYYMFVERDTGPQDYFAVPLGEAYEIFRAAYTKVSGLARTVRGPSMSATPGKVCVDGVTEIAGEKVFVLHFIQARDPELVGKPFFAKYDENASWLFDLEPALGATHFPYESAPPADASELVTPTRL, encoded by the coding sequence GTGAGCTTGACGCACGACGCGGCACTGTCCCCGTCCGCCGGACGTCGGTTTCGTGCCTACACGACGAAACATCTGGACGAGCTGACGGCCCGTGCCGGCCTGAGCGCCGAGGAACGTCTGGCGGTGCGTGCGGTGGCCACAGTGCTGCCGTTCCGGGTCAACACCTACGTCATCGACGACCTGATCGACTGGGACGCCGCACCCGACGATCCGATCTACCGGTTGGTGTTCCCGCAGGCGGACATGCTCCCGAGCGAGGACGTCGCCAGGATCGCCGACCTGCTGCGTCGGGAGGCCCCCCGCAAGGAGCTCAACGAAGCCGCCAACGAGGTCCGCGCGCGACTCAACCCCCACCCCGCCGGGCAGATGGAGCTCAACGTCCCCAAGATCGGCAACGAGGACCCGATCCCCGGCGTGCAGCACAAGTACGCCGAGACGGTGCTCTTCTTTCCCAAGCAGGGGCAGACGTGCCACGCGTACTGCACCTACTGCTTCCGCTGGGCCCAGTTCGTCGGCGACGCCGACCTGAAGTTCGCGTCCAGCGACATCGACCAGCTGGTCGAGTACCTGCACCAGCACCCCGAGGTCACCAGCGTCCTGTTCACCGGCGGCGACCCGATGATCATGGGCGAGGGCGTCCTCTCCCGCTACATCGAACCGCTCCTCGGCATCGAGACCCTGGAGTCCATCCGGATCGGTACTAAGGCGCTGGGCTACTGGCCGCAGCGCTTCGTCACCGACCCCGACGCCGATGACACCCTCCGCCTGTTCGAGAAGGTCGTCGAGTCCGGCAAGAACCTCGCGTTCATGGCGCACTTCTCGCACCCCAACGAGCTGCTGCCCGACCTGGTGCACGAGGCGGTGCGCCGGATCCGCGACACGGGTGCGGTGATCCGTACGCAGGCCCCGCTGATCCGTACGATCAACGACGACCCAGCCACCTGGGAGACCATGTGGCGCACCCAGATCCGCATGGGCATGGTCCCCTACTACATGTTCGTCGAGCGTGACACCGGTCCCCAGGACTACTTCGCCGTCCCGCTGGGGGAGGCCTACGAGATCTTCCGCGCCGCCTACACCAAGGTCTCCGGCCTGGCCCGCACCGTGCGCGGCCCGTCCATGTCGGCCACGCCTGGCAAGGTCTGCGTGGACGGCGTCACCGAGATCGCCGGCGAGAAGGTCTTCGTGCTCCACTTCATCCAGGCGCGCGACCCGGAGCTCGTGGGCAAGCCGTTCTTCGCCAAATACGACGAGAACGCCAGCTGGCTGTTCGACCTGGAACCGGCGCTGGGGGCGACCCACTTCCCCTACGAGTCGGCGCCGCCGGCCGACGCGTCCGAGCTGGTGACCCCCACGCGGCTGTAG
- a CDS encoding winged helix DNA-binding domain-containing protein produces the protein MSSARRRVTPAERRARLAERHLLAAGTKATDTTEVVDALVALHATDPATVYLSVASRLPGATREEIEDALYRPDLLLRTTCMRQTLFVVGRDLAPAVIAASGRAAAAQRTKGLLRIIRESEVGDEQWLERVGHDVIRVLRERGSATTAELAEAVPGLEQRFALSPGKKYESSSTVAAFLLFILAAEGRIMRGPRRGGWTSNMHAWTPGPEFEDFPETEGRAELARRWLASFGPGTVDDLKWWTGWTVTATRAALADVGAVEVELDEGVGYVLPEDLEPPRAEPEAAAMLLPGLDPTPMGWRHRDFYLDPDHRPALFDRMGNIGPTVWWKGRIIGGWAQRSDGEIAWRLLPGVDPGQEAHAAISAAAEQLTDWLGDARFTPSYRTPLERELAG, from the coding sequence ATGAGCAGCGCCCGCCGCCGCGTCACCCCCGCCGAACGCCGCGCCCGCCTCGCCGAGCGCCATCTTCTCGCGGCGGGCACCAAGGCCACCGACACCACGGAGGTGGTCGACGCGCTGGTGGCCCTGCACGCCACCGATCCGGCGACCGTCTACCTGTCGGTCGCCTCGCGGCTGCCCGGCGCCACCCGGGAGGAGATCGAGGACGCCCTCTACCGTCCCGACCTGCTCCTCCGCACGACCTGCATGCGCCAGACCCTGTTCGTTGTCGGCCGCGACCTGGCCCCCGCCGTGATCGCGGCCTCCGGACGCGCGGCGGCGGCACAGCGCACCAAGGGGCTGCTACGCATCATCCGCGAATCGGAGGTGGGCGATGAGCAGTGGCTCGAACGCGTTGGCCACGACGTCATCAGGGTTCTGCGCGAGCGCGGCTCGGCGACCACCGCCGAGCTGGCGGAAGCCGTCCCCGGGCTGGAGCAGCGGTTCGCCCTCTCCCCCGGCAAGAAGTACGAGTCCAGCTCCACCGTCGCCGCGTTCCTCCTGTTCATCCTGGCCGCCGAGGGACGCATCATGCGCGGTCCGCGCCGCGGAGGATGGACCAGCAACATGCACGCCTGGACGCCCGGCCCCGAATTCGAGGACTTTCCGGAGACCGAGGGCCGCGCGGAGCTGGCCCGCCGCTGGCTGGCCTCCTTCGGCCCGGGAACCGTCGACGACCTGAAGTGGTGGACGGGGTGGACCGTCACCGCCACGCGGGCGGCGCTGGCCGATGTCGGCGCGGTGGAGGTCGAGCTCGACGAGGGCGTCGGCTACGTGCTGCCCGAGGACCTCGAACCGCCCCGGGCGGAACCCGAGGCCGCGGCGATGCTCCTGCCCGGCCTGGATCCCACGCCCATGGGGTGGCGGCACCGCGACTTCTACCTGGACCCCGACCACCGGCCCGCGCTGTTCGACCGGATGGGCAACATCGGCCCGACCGTCTGGTGGAAGGGCCGCATCATCGGCGGGTGGGCGCAACGGAGCGACGGGGAGATCGCCTGGCGGCTGCTACCCGGCGTCGACCCCGGTCAGGAGGCACACGCGGCCATCAGCGCGGCGGCCGAGCAGCTCACGGACTGGCTCGGCGACGCGCGCTTCACGCCCTCCTACCGGACCCCACTGGAGCGCGAACTCGCCGGGTGA
- a CDS encoding NADH:flavin oxidoreductase/NADH oxidase — protein MSALFTPVTLRSLEIPNRVWMSPMCMYSAAPEGPETGAPTDFHLAHLAARAAGGAGLVMAEATGVRPDGRISPWDLGLWNDRQQQAFARVTSAIREYGAVPAIQLAHAGRKASTDKPWLGDRYLPEPEGGWRTVGPTAEPFPGLPAPRALTAAEIGELVRDFADSARRALAAGFEVVEVHGAHGYLINSFLSPATNDRTDAYGGSFENRLRFPLEVVDAVREVWPDHLPVFFRTSATDWLTENPADARQGWTGDDTVRLAKELQARGVDLLDVSTGGMVPDAEIPVEPGYQVPFAAQVRDATGLATGAVGLITEARQAEQIVASGQADAVLLGRELLRDPYWPQHAATELGADPRWPEQYGYAVRRRR, from the coding sequence GTGAGTGCTCTGTTCACACCCGTGACCCTGCGGTCGCTGGAGATTCCCAACCGCGTCTGGATGTCCCCGATGTGCATGTACTCCGCGGCCCCCGAAGGCCCGGAGACCGGCGCCCCAACGGACTTCCACCTCGCCCACCTAGCCGCCCGCGCCGCTGGCGGCGCGGGGCTGGTGATGGCCGAGGCCACGGGCGTGCGCCCCGACGGTCGCATCAGCCCGTGGGACCTGGGCCTGTGGAACGACCGCCAACAGCAGGCGTTCGCCCGCGTCACCTCGGCGATCCGCGAGTACGGGGCGGTGCCGGCCATCCAGCTCGCGCACGCCGGGCGCAAGGCCTCGACCGACAAGCCCTGGCTGGGCGACCGGTACCTGCCCGAGCCCGAGGGCGGCTGGCGGACCGTCGGTCCCACCGCAGAGCCCTTCCCCGGCCTCCCGGCGCCCCGCGCGCTGACAGCGGCGGAGATCGGCGAACTCGTCCGCGACTTCGCCGACTCGGCCCGGCGCGCACTCGCCGCCGGCTTCGAGGTCGTGGAGGTGCACGGCGCCCACGGCTACCTGATCAACTCGTTCCTCTCCCCGGCGACCAACGACCGCACCGACGCCTACGGCGGCAGCTTCGAGAACCGTCTGCGCTTCCCGCTGGAGGTCGTCGATGCCGTGCGCGAGGTGTGGCCCGACCACCTTCCGGTCTTCTTCCGGACCTCTGCCACGGACTGGCTGACGGAGAACCCCGCCGACGCCCGCCAGGGCTGGACGGGGGACGACACCGTCCGGCTCGCCAAGGAACTCCAGGCGCGCGGCGTCGACCTGCTCGACGTGTCCACCGGCGGCATGGTCCCGGATGCCGAGATCCCGGTGGAGCCCGGCTACCAGGTCCCCTTCGCCGCCCAGGTCCGCGACGCGACGGGGCTGGCCACCGGCGCCGTGGGCCTGATCACCGAGGCGCGGCAGGCGGAACAGATCGTCGCCTCCGGCCAGGCCGACGCCGTCCTGCTCGGCCGCGAACTGCTCCGTGACCCCTACTGGCCCCAGCACGCCGCCACCGAGCTCGGCGCCGACCCGCGCTGGCCGGAGCAGTACGGTTACGCCGTTCGGCGCCGCAGGTGA
- a CDS encoding TetR/AcrR family transcriptional regulator: MPRPDATATGSTPRRRDPKRRIAEIIAATERVIAARGVEGLTHRAVAEEAGVPLGATTYHFATKDDLLHAALQSAVERYGAYLDEWVSLRPELSAEQLAVLLADALMKCFGPWRDQQTVELEVYLAALHRPALRPIVDRYTELTTRALANYTDPLTARAAAAASTGITLGGLAGTAAPTRGEVEDMLRRVLLPNPDLPAPGQQDSTEKTE; this comes from the coding sequence ATGCCCCGGCCCGACGCCACGGCCACCGGATCGACGCCGCGCCGCCGTGACCCCAAGCGGCGGATCGCGGAGATCATCGCCGCGACCGAGCGCGTCATCGCCGCCCGCGGAGTCGAAGGGCTGACGCATCGGGCGGTCGCCGAGGAGGCCGGCGTCCCGCTGGGAGCCACCACCTACCACTTCGCGACCAAGGACGACCTGCTCCACGCCGCTCTGCAGAGTGCCGTCGAGCGCTACGGCGCCTACCTGGACGAATGGGTCTCCCTCCGGCCCGAGCTCAGCGCCGAGCAGCTGGCGGTGCTGCTCGCCGACGCGCTGATGAAGTGCTTCGGCCCGTGGCGCGACCAGCAGACGGTGGAGCTCGAGGTGTACCTGGCCGCTCTGCACCGCCCCGCGCTGCGGCCGATCGTCGACCGCTACACCGAGCTGACCACCCGCGCGCTGGCCAACTACACCGACCCACTCACCGCCCGAGCCGCAGCCGCCGCCAGCACCGGCATCACCCTGGGCGGCCTGGCCGGAACGGCGGCGCCGACCCGCGGCGAGGTGGAGGACATGCTCCGGCGCGTCCTCCTCCCCAACCCCGACCTGCCCGCCCCCGGGCAGCAGGACTCGACGGAGAAGACCGAATGA